From Lujinxingia litoralis, one genomic window encodes:
- a CDS encoding ATP-dependent DNA helicase, whose translation MSLPVQQFLEPGGLLDQKLERYEFRPQQVQMAKMIADALEGRHAAIVEAATGTGKTLAYLIPALLSRRRVVVSTGTKALQEQLFFKDIPFLQEHLPRNFKAVLLKGRRNYLCKQRFEEMERKPAFRSADDVRLWPVIRSWAGKTSTGDRAEIEGLPDNYPTWQELSVGSEGCLGTKCPYYDECFVNRVREDAQEADVIVVNHHLFFADLALRQTGFAEILPSYDAVVFDEAHHLESVATEYFGLQVSNFRFWELAGDVERAVDADEVSAEAAADVLETTRHLTKAAGQLFDRLLGVLREGRHGLDVLDDIPERELIDEALEEVYDGLDDLEGAIRAVSALGESGQRLAQRCKELSFELKQVIRCDNPRYAYIVERRDRGVFLQAAPIDLASLMRRKLLDTHDALVFTSATLATGGNFEFFKRRMGMLGFEREEGPAVKAVKVEELILEPVFDYPNQCVLYVPNKLPAPNDPNFCDNVALIVDYLLKITEGRAFVLFTSYMNMNAVHDLLVDKIDYPVLLQGQASKREILEKFRATPNAVLFATSSFWEGVDVEGEALSMVIIDKLPFANPSDPLTRARLDLVDERGGNSFAQISLPSAAISLKQGFGRLIRSKSDVGVVAILDSRVAHKSYGRYFLNSLPPAPVVWSAPAVKRWWYQRHPELLPEKG comes from the coding sequence ATGAGCTTACCGGTACAACAATTTCTGGAACCCGGCGGTCTGCTCGATCAGAAGCTCGAACGCTACGAGTTTCGCCCCCAGCAGGTGCAGATGGCCAAAATGATCGCCGACGCCCTGGAGGGCCGTCATGCCGCGATCGTGGAGGCCGCCACCGGTACCGGCAAGACCCTGGCCTACCTGATCCCCGCGCTGCTCTCGCGCCGCCGGGTGGTGGTCAGCACCGGGACCAAGGCGCTGCAGGAACAGCTCTTCTTTAAGGACATCCCCTTTCTGCAAGAACATCTGCCCCGTAACTTCAAGGCGGTGCTGCTCAAGGGGCGTCGAAACTACCTGTGCAAGCAGCGTTTTGAGGAGATGGAGCGCAAGCCGGCGTTTCGTTCTGCCGACGATGTGCGCCTGTGGCCGGTGATTCGCAGCTGGGCGGGTAAAACCTCCACCGGGGATCGCGCCGAGATCGAAGGTCTGCCCGATAACTACCCCACCTGGCAGGAACTCTCGGTGGGGTCGGAAGGCTGCCTGGGCACGAAGTGCCCCTATTACGATGAGTGTTTTGTCAACCGGGTGCGCGAAGACGCCCAGGAAGCCGACGTCATCGTGGTCAATCACCACCTCTTCTTTGCGGACCTGGCACTGCGTCAGACCGGGTTCGCCGAGATTCTGCCCTCTTATGATGCGGTGGTCTTTGATGAGGCGCACCACCTGGAGAGTGTGGCCACGGAGTACTTCGGGCTGCAGGTATCCAACTTCCGCTTCTGGGAGTTGGCCGGTGATGTGGAGCGGGCGGTGGATGCCGATGAGGTCAGCGCGGAGGCGGCCGCCGATGTGTTGGAGACCACCCGGCACCTGACCAAGGCCGCCGGCCAGCTCTTCGATCGCCTGCTCGGCGTGCTGCGCGAGGGGCGTCACGGACTGGATGTGCTCGATGACATCCCCGAGCGCGAACTCATCGACGAGGCCCTGGAGGAGGTCTACGACGGGCTCGACGATCTGGAGGGGGCGATCCGCGCGGTCAGTGCCCTGGGCGAATCGGGGCAGCGTCTGGCGCAGCGCTGCAAGGAACTGAGCTTTGAACTCAAGCAGGTCATCCGCTGCGATAACCCGCGCTATGCCTACATCGTGGAGCGTCGTGACCGCGGGGTATTTTTGCAGGCGGCGCCCATTGACCTGGCCAGCCTGATGCGGCGAAAGCTGCTCGATACCCACGACGCGCTGGTGTTCACCTCGGCGACGCTGGCCACCGGGGGCAACTTCGAGTTCTTTAAGCGCCGTATGGGCATGCTGGGGTTTGAGCGCGAAGAGGGGCCGGCGGTCAAAGCGGTGAAGGTGGAGGAACTGATCCTGGAGCCGGTCTTCGACTACCCCAACCAGTGCGTGCTCTACGTGCCGAACAAGTTGCCGGCGCCCAACGATCCGAACTTCTGCGACAATGTCGCCCTGATCGTCGACTACCTCTTAAAAATTACCGAGGGCCGCGCCTTTGTGCTCTTTACGAGCTACATGAATATGAATGCGGTTCATGATCTGCTGGTCGATAAGATCGATTATCCGGTGCTCTTGCAGGGCCAGGCCAGCAAGCGTGAGATTCTGGAGAAGTTCCGCGCCACGCCCAATGCCGTGCTCTTCGCGACCAGCTCGTTCTGGGAAGGGGTCGACGTGGAGGGAGAGGCGTTGAGCATGGTGATCATCGACAAGTTGCCCTTTGCCAACCCCTCCGATCCGCTCACCCGGGCTCGTCTGGACCTGGTGGATGAGCGCGGCGGCAACAGTTTTGCGCAGATCTCGCTGCCTTCGGCGGCCATTTCATTGAAGCAGGGCTTTGGTCGTTTGATTCGCTCGAAGTCCGATGTGGGGGTGGTGGCGATTCTCGACTCACGGGTGGCGCATAAGAGTTACGGGCGTTACTTCCTCAACAGCCTGCCGCCGGCTCCCGTGGTCTGGTCGGCGCCGGCGGTGAAGCGTTGGTGGTATCAGCGTCATCCGGAGCTGCTCCCCGAGAAGGGGTGA
- a CDS encoding biosynthetic peptidoglycan transglycosylase, whose amino-acid sequence MRALKTEGKERRQGARRISVALVLLALFGVLCGVLWELARSPTVLGRLIAPKIARVARQQGVDLEVAALGPAGWTGVRAYQVQVGLVRGGQRVETSLERVDLYLDWGETLRSGVPKLGRMELGAFEFGVVRVPQVELKPPVQDEIDRSLEASVRPGVSTSGSGEKVGALERFVASELEVSWSGGPVRLQQGIGPVELDAGRITLDVPGRRIASLRGEGRVAGQRFGLQGHDRTLSVISSAIDLPELFHAPAGALKVERVDLELEGLLESAGRSDAPMLVTLRGLEARVNERADAVLRAERSTLERRGPTLSWHAEGAQVEGAQKTYGLRDVAMSYRADVPGIGLQAEVLDGEGGHLNVEAQWHLPSAMVGINAWFHEFTWDGTTPWPVPGSSRVTRARLEGTLHGELDLAQRIADLNGELGVSDLRVEAPFLASDTLVFDRLEMGLGLTFDVASRALSVGQGRLKLGALDPVRWSGHVIDAGRGFSFGWTLAGEDLDASQVLSELPDAMTGILAQTKMSGRFGVKLGTSGHSAYPESLMLDVGFSGDVAVKDSLRWSAMRAAGADVPEGEQESAFFDSDAHPARQMNPDHWARLARLPDHVPAALLSAEDATFLQHEGLDWVGLRMAMVHNLREGALERGGSTITQQLAKNLFLTHDRTISRKLQEAFLTWRMESELSKEKILELYINVVDWGPGVHGLYQASRYYFERDPDQLTLSQSAMLGAILPGPAHYGAMVKAGYLPSSRQDKMRRVLVNMRFLEQLTWPQYHAALDEVNRSSLGGVQLAVCADDESAPEGARACADVLREDARDAPGEMSFEEQEAGEIPAETGWVPLTH is encoded by the coding sequence ATGCGAGCGTTGAAGACGGAGGGGAAAGAGCGCCGCCAGGGGGCTCGCCGAATCAGCGTGGCACTGGTCCTGTTGGCGCTCTTCGGAGTCTTGTGTGGAGTTCTGTGGGAACTCGCGCGTTCACCGACGGTGCTTGGGCGGCTGATCGCTCCGAAGATTGCGCGAGTGGCACGTCAGCAAGGGGTAGACCTGGAGGTTGCCGCGCTGGGACCAGCGGGGTGGACCGGGGTGCGGGCCTATCAGGTGCAGGTGGGGCTGGTCCGTGGCGGACAGCGCGTTGAGACGTCGCTGGAGCGGGTTGACCTCTATCTGGATTGGGGCGAAACGCTGCGGAGCGGCGTACCAAAACTTGGCCGGATGGAGCTGGGGGCGTTTGAGTTCGGGGTTGTCCGTGTCCCTCAAGTTGAGCTGAAGCCGCCGGTGCAGGACGAGATAGATCGGTCGCTTGAGGCTTCGGTCCGCCCCGGCGTCTCAACGTCGGGTTCGGGGGAAAAGGTGGGAGCGCTGGAACGTTTTGTGGCTTCGGAGCTGGAGGTGAGCTGGTCGGGAGGGCCGGTGAGGCTGCAGCAGGGCATTGGACCGGTGGAGTTAGATGCCGGGCGCATCACGCTGGATGTGCCCGGGCGACGCATTGCATCGCTTCGTGGGGAAGGCCGGGTGGCGGGGCAGCGCTTCGGACTGCAGGGGCACGACCGCACCCTGAGCGTGATAAGTAGCGCGATCGATCTTCCGGAACTCTTTCACGCCCCGGCAGGAGCGTTGAAGGTGGAGCGCGTGGACCTGGAGTTGGAAGGTCTCCTGGAGAGCGCGGGCCGCAGTGATGCCCCGATGTTGGTGACGCTGCGGGGGCTGGAAGCGCGAGTCAATGAGCGGGCAGACGCGGTGCTTCGAGCCGAACGTTCTACCCTGGAGCGGCGAGGGCCCACCCTGAGCTGGCATGCCGAGGGGGCGCAGGTGGAAGGGGCGCAAAAGACTTACGGGCTGCGTGACGTGGCCATGAGCTACCGGGCCGATGTGCCGGGAATCGGTCTCCAGGCGGAGGTGCTCGATGGTGAGGGCGGCCATCTCAATGTGGAGGCGCAATGGCATCTTCCCAGCGCGATGGTCGGGATCAATGCCTGGTTTCATGAGTTTACCTGGGATGGCACCACGCCCTGGCCGGTGCCCGGATCGTCACGGGTGACCCGTGCTCGGCTGGAAGGCACGCTTCACGGGGAACTCGATCTGGCGCAGCGTATTGCCGACCTCAACGGGGAACTTGGTGTCAGCGACCTGCGGGTGGAAGCGCCTTTTCTCGCCAGTGATACGCTGGTGTTTGACAGGCTGGAGATGGGGCTGGGGTTGACCTTTGATGTGGCGTCGCGAGCGCTCAGCGTGGGGCAAGGCCGCCTGAAGTTGGGAGCGCTCGACCCGGTGCGCTGGTCGGGTCATGTGATCGATGCCGGACGCGGGTTTTCCTTTGGGTGGACGCTTGCCGGTGAGGACCTTGACGCCAGCCAGGTGCTCTCGGAGCTGCCCGACGCGATGACCGGGATTTTGGCCCAGACTAAGATGAGCGGTCGCTTCGGTGTGAAGCTGGGGACCTCCGGTCATAGCGCCTACCCTGAAAGCCTGATGCTCGACGTGGGGTTTAGTGGCGATGTCGCGGTGAAGGATTCACTGCGCTGGAGTGCGATGCGCGCTGCCGGCGCCGATGTTCCGGAGGGCGAGCAGGAGAGTGCCTTCTTTGATTCCGACGCTCATCCGGCCCGCCAGATGAACCCGGACCACTGGGCGCGGCTGGCGCGACTCCCGGACCATGTTCCCGCCGCGCTGCTCTCTGCGGAAGACGCCACATTTTTGCAGCACGAGGGGCTGGACTGGGTGGGGCTGCGCATGGCGATGGTCCATAACCTGCGCGAGGGGGCACTGGAGCGCGGTGGAAGCACCATCACGCAGCAGTTGGCCAAGAACCTTTTTCTGACTCATGATCGCACCATCTCACGCAAGCTCCAGGAGGCTTTTTTGACCTGGCGGATGGAGAGTGAGCTGAGCAAAGAGAAGATCCTGGAGCTCTATATCAATGTTGTCGATTGGGGGCCGGGCGTTCACGGGCTCTACCAGGCGTCGCGTTACTACTTTGAGCGTGATCCGGATCAGCTCACCCTGTCTCAGAGCGCGATGTTAGGGGCGATTCTGCCGGGACCGGCGCATTACGGAGCGATGGTCAAGGCCGGGTATTTGCCCTCAAGTCGGCAGGATAAGATGCGGCGAGTGCTGGTGAATATGCGCTTTCTGGAGCAGTTGACCTGGCCGCAGTATCACGCGGCACTCGATGAGGTGAATCGAAGCTCGCTTGGGGGCGTGCAGTTGGCGGTGTGTGCCGACGATGAGAGCGCGCCGGAGGGGGCACGCGCCTGCGCCGACGTGTTGCGAGAAGATGCGCGTGATGCGCCTGGTGAGATGAGTTTTGAAGAGCAGGAGGCGGGTGAGATTCCCGCCGAGACCGGGTGGGTGCCGCTGACGCATTGA
- a CDS encoding serine/threonine-protein kinase: MTLSTTSPSGDLTDVLAGVRLGKFDLFERIGEGAMGAVYRGYHEEQGLEVAIKVILQERAGDSAYQRAFGHEVRSVAALEHPGIVRLYDYGVIDAGAEARLPDKLRQGSPYLVMEYGRFGTLAGLMDKPQPWPVVELVLFAILDALAHSHARGVIHRDIKPQNVLLDRVEEGWPGVLLTDFGLAYALQPDEGAVQSKRVAGTPQYMAPEQLLGKWREYGPATDLYALGCVIYEMICGEVPFGGDNVMQIARAHLDQPVPRLSSRLEVPEGLDGWMQRMLAKDATARWASAAIAARELRRICAREGTRRINQRQWQAILQANVASGEQRGGEEHASVQMLPFHALTPLMNALPVNEAPAVEQRFTSLPQDWQRPRRSTNIRVAGAGLGLFGLRRLPTVGREVECEQLWSTLREVIEGGVSRAVLLQGASGVGKDHLAAWLVERAREVGSANTLHVRYRAAGEVTDAVRESLIAYLGLEGLSRAEVATRLEAVVRASGGEDPYEWQSMTEMLSPTPVGEGGGLRLSSQAQRHSVLAAFLRRLAQAGPLIVRLQDVQWGVTALGWVELLLHQVEDERAPILVVMSARDDLMALSAEHIRALATLRQSGAFRELSISPLGAAATMTFIEELLFLEPGLAGEVAERCAGNPLVAMTFVERWIERGLLTPTLDGFRFEGSPEERALDDAGSLWLAPALAIVDESGPEQMIALEVAAALGARFGLLDWKRACAAAGIEWNPQVVERLLVRRHLVDAGSGQLAFSQSLLREALLVHLRGAGRWQKLHAACAKALTPRVDAGEEGALERSAVMLKESGQTAEAVRRFLKASEVRRLRGEQHYNAYLLDQAWQALDDVANPLNAELARLRVELACDRAWMFGATYHVRLAQVWALRAVELAEAFGDSALLAQARSIAGLQLSVGSRAEEAEDLLRGAIAYWRVQDGDRRFHVIACKSLARLLARRGQWDEVFVFLDEALVQAEASGDLVLLANVRYDVLFARYRHGDVPTLEELDELIAICELAEQYIGLAEVLNLRADIQRTRGEVAGARADLARALHYFNRINSQNGMAVMLNLGLMLLAEDDVDGAKSYFERAAVSLRRQRRPQLLIYAVLGCLVSALSERHRTRVERLSAEAIRLIEETHFLGDDDARALLLAASRAVHADGERWEEWAQLKALGQMLERMPSAP; encoded by the coding sequence ATGACCTTATCAACGACTTCACCGTCGGGGGACTTGACCGACGTGTTGGCCGGGGTGCGTCTGGGCAAGTTCGACCTTTTTGAGCGCATCGGCGAAGGGGCGATGGGCGCGGTCTACCGGGGGTACCACGAAGAGCAGGGGCTGGAGGTCGCCATTAAGGTGATCTTGCAGGAGCGAGCCGGTGATAGCGCCTACCAACGTGCGTTCGGTCATGAGGTGCGCAGTGTGGCAGCGCTGGAGCATCCGGGCATTGTTCGCCTGTATGACTACGGCGTCATCGACGCCGGGGCCGAAGCCCGCCTGCCGGATAAACTCCGCCAGGGGAGCCCCTATCTGGTGATGGAGTATGGCCGCTTTGGCACCCTGGCCGGCCTCATGGACAAGCCGCAGCCCTGGCCGGTGGTCGAACTGGTGCTCTTTGCGATTCTGGACGCGCTGGCTCATAGCCACGCCCGTGGTGTGATTCACCGAGATATCAAGCCTCAGAACGTGCTTCTCGACCGCGTCGAGGAAGGCTGGCCCGGGGTACTGCTTACCGACTTTGGCCTGGCCTACGCGTTGCAGCCCGATGAAGGCGCGGTGCAGAGCAAGCGTGTGGCGGGTACCCCGCAGTATATGGCGCCGGAGCAATTGTTGGGGAAGTGGCGCGAGTACGGTCCGGCCACCGACCTCTACGCTCTGGGGTGCGTGATCTACGAGATGATCTGCGGCGAGGTGCCTTTTGGGGGCGATAATGTCATGCAGATCGCCCGTGCCCATCTGGATCAGCCTGTGCCCAGGCTCAGCTCCCGTCTCGAGGTACCCGAGGGGCTTGATGGCTGGATGCAACGAATGCTGGCCAAAGATGCCACGGCGCGATGGGCGTCGGCGGCGATTGCGGCGCGCGAGTTAAGACGAATCTGTGCCCGAGAGGGGACCCGGCGCATCAATCAGCGTCAGTGGCAGGCCATCTTGCAGGCCAATGTGGCGTCTGGCGAGCAGCGCGGCGGTGAGGAGCACGCCTCGGTGCAGATGTTGCCCTTTCATGCGCTGACTCCGCTGATGAATGCGTTGCCTGTGAACGAGGCACCGGCTGTTGAGCAGCGCTTTACCTCACTGCCGCAGGATTGGCAGCGCCCCCGACGAAGCACCAACATTCGGGTGGCCGGCGCCGGGCTGGGGCTCTTCGGGTTGCGCCGTCTGCCCACGGTCGGCCGAGAGGTCGAATGTGAGCAGCTCTGGTCGACCTTGCGTGAGGTGATCGAGGGCGGCGTATCCCGGGCGGTGCTACTCCAGGGGGCCTCGGGGGTGGGCAAGGATCACCTGGCGGCCTGGCTGGTCGAACGCGCCCGGGAGGTCGGTTCGGCGAACACGCTGCATGTGCGTTACCGCGCTGCCGGAGAAGTGACCGATGCGGTGCGAGAGTCGTTGATCGCCTACCTTGGCCTGGAGGGGCTGAGCCGCGCCGAGGTCGCCACGCGTCTTGAAGCGGTGGTGCGCGCCAGTGGCGGCGAGGACCCCTACGAGTGGCAATCGATGACGGAAATGCTCTCGCCAACTCCCGTGGGCGAGGGCGGGGGGCTGAGGTTAAGCAGTCAGGCACAGCGACACAGCGTCCTGGCCGCCTTCTTGCGGCGTCTGGCCCAGGCCGGGCCGCTGATTGTGCGACTGCAGGATGTGCAGTGGGGCGTTACGGCTCTGGGCTGGGTCGAGTTGCTGCTTCATCAGGTGGAGGATGAGCGCGCGCCGATCCTGGTGGTGATGAGCGCCCGGGACGATCTGATGGCGCTGAGTGCCGAACATATTCGTGCGCTGGCGACCCTGCGTCAGAGTGGCGCTTTTCGTGAACTCAGTATCTCGCCGCTAGGAGCCGCGGCGACCATGACCTTTATCGAAGAGCTTCTCTTCCTGGAGCCGGGATTGGCCGGTGAGGTCGCCGAACGCTGCGCGGGCAATCCGCTGGTGGCGATGACCTTTGTGGAGCGTTGGATCGAGCGTGGGTTGCTCACACCGACTCTGGACGGGTTTCGCTTTGAGGGCAGCCCCGAGGAGCGGGCACTGGATGACGCCGGCTCGCTGTGGCTGGCGCCAGCGCTGGCCATCGTTGATGAGTCTGGCCCCGAGCAGATGATTGCCCTGGAGGTAGCCGCGGCGCTGGGCGCGCGCTTCGGGCTGCTGGACTGGAAACGTGCCTGTGCTGCGGCTGGTATTGAGTGGAATCCGCAGGTGGTCGAGAGACTGCTGGTGCGTCGGCACCTGGTGGATGCCGGCTCCGGTCAGCTCGCGTTCTCGCAGAGCCTGCTGCGCGAAGCGCTGCTCGTTCATCTTCGAGGGGCCGGACGTTGGCAGAAACTTCATGCCGCCTGTGCGAAGGCACTGACTCCCCGGGTCGATGCGGGCGAAGAAGGGGCGCTGGAGCGTTCGGCGGTGATGCTCAAGGAGTCCGGGCAGACGGCTGAGGCGGTGCGTCGCTTTCTGAAGGCCAGTGAGGTGCGCCGGCTGCGTGGCGAGCAGCACTATAACGCTTACCTGCTCGATCAGGCCTGGCAAGCCCTGGATGATGTGGCGAATCCCCTCAATGCCGAACTCGCTCGTCTTCGGGTGGAGCTGGCCTGCGACCGTGCCTGGATGTTCGGGGCCACCTATCATGTGCGCCTGGCTCAGGTCTGGGCGCTGCGGGCGGTGGAGTTGGCCGAGGCATTTGGAGATTCCGCGTTGTTGGCTCAAGCGCGTTCGATCGCGGGTCTGCAACTCAGTGTTGGCAGTCGCGCCGAGGAAGCTGAAGACCTGCTGAGGGGGGCGATCGCGTACTGGCGCGTGCAAGACGGCGATCGGCGCTTTCATGTGATTGCCTGCAAGTCGCTGGCGCGTCTGCTGGCTCGTCGAGGGCAGTGGGATGAGGTCTTTGTCTTCCTGGATGAAGCGTTAGTTCAGGCGGAGGCATCTGGAGATCTCGTGCTCCTGGCCAATGTACGCTACGACGTGCTCTTTGCACGGTACCGCCACGGCGATGTGCCCACGCTGGAAGAGCTCGACGAGTTGATCGCCATCTGTGAGCTCGCCGAGCAATACATCGGACTGGCCGAGGTCTTAAATCTTCGCGCCGATATTCAACGTACGCGGGGAGAGGTGGCCGGGGCTCGCGCGGATCTGGCTCGTGCGCTTCACTATTTTAATCGCATTAACAGTCAGAATGGCATGGCCGTGATGCTCAACCTGGGGCTGATGCTCCTGGCTGAAGATGATGTCGACGGGGCCAAGTCCTATTTTGAGCGCGCCGCGGTGAGCTTGCGTCGCCAGCGCCGCCCGCAGCTGTTGATCTACGCGGTGCTCGGCTGCCTGGTCAGTGCGCTCAGTGAGCGGCATCGCACTCGGGTGGAGCGTCTCAGTGCCGAGGCGATCCGGTTGATCGAGGAAACCCATTTTCTGGGAGATGATGACGCGCGTGCCCTGCTGTTGGCGGCGTCGCGGGCGGTCCACGCCGATGGAGAGCGCTGGGAAGAATGGGCTCAGCTCAAGGCGCTGGGGCAGATGTTAGAGCGCATGCCCTCAGCACCTTGA
- a CDS encoding DUF4397 domain-containing protein, producing MAPQTNRLSPHWPLAPRLLTALFCAFLMFGGACTCDDDDDPDDGKELDAGADVSDADVDEGDADVDVDVDETDTADADADEGDTDVGEPVEIPEGQSRIQLIHNAADPDAATVDVYLNGTLFLDDFEFRTTTPFVDVDAGEDQTIAVAPADSTSDADALASFSSVSLPEGERTLVVISGVLVTGDFTANPDGEDTGLSLYTFSDARERSSDPNFDQLVIFHGTTDQPAIDLVLPDGSDVLTDQVYGEFSDTYLALPPGVLAFDLNDSDSGDRIGSYQTPDLVGGRAYVVIASGFADSAQNSEAAFEVLLFPSRYGGNRSTGTPLEKAARLQLIHNAPDPDAASADLYLDEELTYPAVAFREATTFRTVAAGQDIELTVTPAGDAGSEVLTSTLNLGTGQSAVAVIGGLVTPGDFSANPDGEDTALRVFLRSDAREESADPTGVDLLFFHGVPDALSVAVVVDEDGTPTTLSESLTYGEFDGYVAVAAAAIEAQITPAADTSTALATFDLPLDTLAGQAVTVLASGLLAPPEDGESLAVLVVSADGTLTVLDPLE from the coding sequence ATGGCACCTCAGACCAACCGCCTTTCGCCTCACTGGCCCCTTGCCCCTCGCCTGTTAACCGCGCTCTTCTGCGCGTTTCTGATGTTCGGCGGCGCCTGCACCTGCGACGATGACGATGATCCCGACGACGGCAAGGAGCTCGACGCCGGCGCCGACGTCAGCGATGCCGATGTCGATGAAGGCGACGCCGACGTCGACGTCGACGTCGACGAGACTGATACCGCCGATGCCGACGCCGATGAGGGCGACACCGACGTCGGCGAGCCCGTGGAGATCCCGGAAGGGCAGTCCCGCATTCAGCTCATTCACAATGCCGCCGATCCGGACGCCGCGACGGTGGATGTCTATCTCAACGGAACTCTTTTCCTGGACGACTTCGAGTTCCGCACGACCACCCCCTTTGTCGACGTGGATGCTGGCGAAGACCAGACGATCGCCGTGGCTCCCGCCGACTCCACCAGCGATGCCGATGCCCTCGCTAGCTTCAGTTCGGTGAGCCTGCCCGAAGGGGAGCGCACCCTTGTGGTGATCTCGGGCGTACTCGTCACTGGAGACTTCACCGCGAACCCGGACGGGGAAGACACCGGACTCTCGCTCTATACCTTCTCCGATGCCCGGGAGCGCTCCAGCGACCCGAACTTCGACCAGCTGGTCATCTTCCACGGAACCACCGATCAGCCCGCCATTGACCTCGTGTTACCAGACGGCAGCGACGTCCTCACCGACCAGGTGTATGGCGAGTTCTCCGACACCTACCTGGCCTTGCCTCCCGGCGTATTGGCCTTTGACCTCAACGACAGCGACAGCGGCGATCGCATCGGGTCCTACCAGACCCCCGACCTTGTGGGCGGACGGGCCTATGTGGTGATCGCCAGCGGCTTTGCAGACAGCGCTCAGAACTCCGAGGCGGCCTTCGAAGTGCTTCTCTTTCCCTCGCGCTATGGCGGCAATCGCAGCACGGGCACCCCGCTCGAAAAAGCGGCCCGTCTGCAGCTGATTCATAACGCGCCGGACCCGGACGCCGCCTCGGCAGACCTCTACCTGGACGAGGAATTGACCTATCCGGCCGTCGCCTTCCGCGAGGCCACCACCTTCCGCACCGTCGCGGCCGGCCAGGACATCGAGCTCACGGTCACGCCGGCCGGAGACGCCGGCAGCGAAGTCCTCACCAGCACGCTGAATCTGGGCACCGGTCAAAGCGCCGTGGCCGTAATCGGCGGACTGGTCACCCCCGGCGACTTCTCGGCCAACCCCGATGGCGAGGACACCGCGTTGCGCGTCTTTTTGCGCTCCGATGCCCGAGAGGAGTCCGCCGACCCGACAGGCGTGGATCTGCTCTTCTTTCACGGTGTCCCCGACGCCCTCTCAGTCGCCGTCGTCGTCGACGAAGATGGCACCCCGACCACGCTTAGCGAGTCTCTGACCTATGGCGAGTTCGATGGCTACGTAGCCGTGGCAGCAGCCGCCATCGAGGCTCAAATCACCCCGGCCGCCGACACCTCCACCGCCCTCGCCACCTTCGATCTCCCGCTGGATACCCTGGCGGGCCAGGCGGTGACCGTACTCGCCAGTGGTCTGCTGGCCCCGCCCGAAGATGGTGAGAGCCTCGCGGTTCTGGTGGTGAGCGCCGATGGCACGCTCACGGTACTTGATCCCCTGGAGTAA
- a CDS encoding 3'-5' exonuclease, protein MSNWPELWKDLTLAVIDVETTGLDPQTDRVTEVGIIRFERGEVIETYGKLVHPGCPIPEDSTRITGISDDDVKDAPRFEEIAAEVHERLQGVGIVAYNLAFDRSFMRNELERCGLGWPDDAPTLDPLIFARQFYKNHPRKNLGAICKLLGIPLEEAHRATHDATVTGHVLYAFADRLPEQLDALLMLQAQWEQQQAAEMSGWRGRNRGGGGDFESLGDALGGATIGLGPAYIYGDEADPLRALYMSVPEAND, encoded by the coding sequence ATGTCGAACTGGCCCGAACTCTGGAAAGATCTCACCCTGGCGGTGATCGACGTTGAGACCACCGGTCTCGATCCGCAGACCGATCGCGTGACCGAGGTCGGCATCATTCGATTTGAGCGTGGCGAGGTGATCGAGACGTACGGCAAGCTGGTGCACCCGGGATGTCCGATCCCGGAAGATTCCACCCGCATCACCGGCATCAGCGACGACGACGTCAAAGACGCGCCGCGTTTTGAGGAGATCGCCGCAGAGGTGCACGAGCGCCTGCAGGGGGTGGGCATTGTGGCCTACAACCTGGCGTTCGACCGCAGCTTCATGCGCAACGAGCTGGAGCGTTGCGGGCTTGGTTGGCCGGACGATGCCCCCACGCTCGACCCGCTGATCTTTGCGCGCCAGTTTTATAAGAATCATCCGCGCAAGAATCTGGGCGCGATCTGTAAACTTCTGGGGATTCCGCTCGAAGAGGCCCACCGCGCCACCCATGACGCCACCGTCACCGGGCATGTGCTCTACGCCTTTGCCGACCGCTTGCCCGAGCAGCTCGACGCGCTGCTGATGCTGCAGGCGCAGTGGGAGCAACAGCAGGCCGCCGAGATGAGTGGCTGGCGTGGTCGCAACCGCGGCGGTGGGGGAGACTTTGAGTCGCTGGGCGATGCCCTGGGTGGCGCGACCATCGGGCTGGGGCCCGCCTACATCTATGGCGACGAGGCCGATCCCTTGCGCGCCCTTTACATGAGCGTTCCCGAGGCCAATGACTGA